One window from the genome of Flavobacterium agricola encodes:
- a CDS encoding S41 family peptidase, which produces MRKIFIKSLLLSATLAASMATVSSCSNDDSTSITDPRRFAASDVKSYANLFEVFWHTMDQRYNYFSEQKQIDGYNWDNIYKEYHPKFEALQTWGRETDDEGQINADYLQAKEYFTEIIDPIIDRHFNVLIYFPITNKNIITSEYFYGGMTNTDVARNYPFAQKYAYMQNNLATNSVKRQNFLLAGEVKTNPDIYYMSFSDFTLSSKMQITLFDKYLNPDAGNSLLLTEAKIDANPSLNYIADPAVREQVKAFTMNVLNEWNTFFSSAEVENFNKEIQGFKNTEVLSDAFVQNAQAALAKIPTLPNYSQLATYNSVINLDFYAYYYIDWFIGQMSQHVTYGYNLPSFQQAAASVINNQAFYKQFLNPLAKGEIKKVILDLRSNGGGAVLDARFFSDRFVTKETVFAYQRTKEGNGRFNYTPWIEAKTNPHKFGIPANIPIAILTDRGSASMSEITTLMLKSQGNQVVSIGDYSAGATAGLGTTDDFNGGTAMLWLVVGLLFICR; this is translated from the coding sequence ATGAGAAAAATATTTATAAAATCCCTACTATTAAGCGCTACGTTAGCTGCATCAATGGCTACCGTAAGTTCTTGTTCTAATGACGATTCAACCTCAATTACAGATCCTCGTCGTTTTGCAGCGAGCGATGTAAAATCGTATGCTAATTTATTCGAGGTTTTTTGGCACACTATGGATCAGCGCTACAATTATTTTAGTGAACAAAAACAAATTGATGGTTACAATTGGGATAACATATATAAAGAATATCATCCGAAATTCGAAGCTTTACAAACTTGGGGCCGCGAAACCGATGATGAAGGACAAATAAATGCTGATTATTTACAAGCTAAAGAATATTTTACTGAAATAATCGATCCGATTATTGATCGCCATTTTAACGTACTAATCTATTTTCCAATAACAAATAAAAATATTATTACTTCCGAGTATTTTTATGGAGGTATGACCAATACCGATGTGGCACGTAATTATCCGTTTGCTCAGAAATATGCCTACATGCAAAATAATTTGGCAACCAATTCAGTAAAAAGACAAAACTTTTTATTAGCGGGCGAGGTGAAAACAAATCCAGACATTTATTATATGTCTTTTAGCGATTTTACCTTATCCTCAAAAATGCAAATTACATTATTTGATAAATATTTAAATCCTGATGCAGGTAATTCACTATTGCTTACCGAAGCTAAAATTGACGCTAATCCATCTCTTAATTATATTGCCGATCCTGCTGTTAGAGAGCAAGTAAAAGCATTTACCATGAATGTTTTAAATGAGTGGAATACTTTTTTTAGTTCTGCTGAGGTAGAAAATTTTAATAAAGAGATTCAAGGGTTTAAAAATACCGAGGTACTTTCTGATGCTTTTGTTCAAAATGCACAAGCTGCTTTGGCTAAAATTCCAACGTTACCCAATTATTCGCAGTTGGCAACATACAACTCAGTTATTAATTTAGATTTTTATGCCTATTATTATATTGATTGGTTTATAGGTCAAATGTCACAGCATGTTACATATGGTTATAATTTGCCAAGTTTTCAGCAAGCTGCGGCAAGTGTTATAAACAATCAGGCGTTTTATAAGCAATTTTTAAACCCACTAGCAAAAGGAGAAATAAAAAAAGTGATTTTAGATTTGCGTTCTAACGGAGGTGGTGCTGTTTTAGATGCACGCTTTTTCTCAGATCGATTTGTAACTAAAGAAACTGTTTTTGCTTATCAACGAACTAAAGAAGGTAACGGAAGGTTTAATTATACCCCGTGGATAGAAGCAAAAACCAACCCGCACAAATTTGGCATTCCGGCAAACATTCCAATTGCTATTTTAACCGATCGTGGTAGCGCTAGCATGTCTGAAATAACAACCTTAATGTTAAAATCACAAGGTAACCAAGTGGTTAGTATTGGTGATTATTCGGCAGGAGCTACTGCTGGTTTAGGTACTACCGACGATTTTAATGGCGGTACCGCGATGCTGTGGCTGGTGGTTGGCTTACTTTTTATATGCCGTTAA
- a CDS encoding GTP cyclohydrolase, translating into MIQVKQVNTEKEMKQFVSFPFSLYKNNPYWVPSLLKGELKSFNLNDHVQKTVSVKYYLAYKNQEIVGRIAVIINWNEVNQLHKRKVRFGWFDFIDDINVSQALLQKAIEFAQENDLEYIEGPMGFNNMDKAGMLTKGFDYLPTMIGLYNYEYYPKHMEQLGYKPEAEWIEYQMTMENVGKVWNMEKFAPLIEKRYKVRALKFNNTKEILPYVDEMFAVLNHAYSDLQSYVPIEQYQIDHYKEKYIGYIHPDFISIIVNDQNKIIAFAITMPSFSKAFKKANGSLFPFGWYHLLKAMKKNDHAEFYLIGIEPEYQSKGIPALIFRDFYNNFKKRGIKTVETNPLLIENNKIQQLWQQFSPELHKERKTFRKNVK; encoded by the coding sequence ATGATACAAGTAAAGCAAGTAAATACAGAAAAGGAAATGAAACAATTTGTTTCCTTTCCTTTTTCATTATATAAAAACAATCCTTATTGGGTACCATCTTTATTAAAAGGTGAATTAAAAAGTTTTAATTTAAACGATCACGTTCAAAAAACAGTTTCAGTTAAATACTATTTAGCGTACAAAAATCAAGAAATTGTTGGTCGTATTGCCGTAATTATAAACTGGAACGAGGTAAACCAACTCCACAAACGTAAAGTTCGCTTTGGTTGGTTTGATTTTATAGACGATATTAACGTGAGTCAAGCCCTGCTTCAAAAAGCCATCGAATTCGCACAAGAAAACGATTTAGAATATATAGAAGGACCTATGGGCTTTAACAACATGGATAAAGCCGGCATGCTAACCAAAGGTTTTGACTATTTACCAACCATGATTGGGCTATATAACTACGAATATTACCCGAAACATATGGAGCAATTGGGTTATAAACCCGAAGCAGAATGGATAGAATACCAAATGACCATGGAAAATGTGGGCAAAGTTTGGAACATGGAAAAATTTGCACCATTAATAGAAAAACGTTACAAGGTAAGAGCATTAAAATTTAACAACACGAAAGAAATTTTACCTTATGTAGACGAAATGTTTGCCGTACTAAACCACGCATATTCAGACTTGCAAAGCTATGTACCAATAGAACAATACCAAATAGATCATTACAAAGAAAAATACATCGGCTACATACACCCCGATTTTATCAGCATCATAGTAAACGATCAAAATAAAATCATTGCCTTTGCTATTACCATGCCGTCGTTCTCAAAAGCCTTTAAAAAGGCCAACGGAAGCTTATTTCCGTTCGGGTGGTATCATTTATTAAAAGCTATGAAAAAGAACGACCATGCCGAGTTTTATTTAATCGGAATCGAACCCGAATACCAGTCTAAAGGCATACCCGCTCTTATATTCAGAGATTTTTATAACAATTTTAAAAAACGAGGCATCAAAACCGTTGAAACCAATCCGCTTTTAATAGAAAACAACAAAATACAGCAGCTTTGGCAACAATTTAGTCCAGAATTGCATAAAGAACGTAAAACCTTTCGTAAAAACGTTAAATAG
- a CDS encoding transporter, whose translation MKLKILICNLILCVTCNAQITNTINSNRPGKSFGAYAVGKKVIQLETGLYNENKKHVLMQNKALGFGAEIDVRYGAFFEQLEFIGEIDYKTDRFESPYGAQNRSGLNHFRLGAKYLVYDPWKNYEPEVNLYSWKARNKFKLRYLIPAVAVYAGANFKLGNNPFTFPTDASISPKVMVLLQQTLSPKWSVVTNIIADKITTDYPTYGYILTVTHGINYKWSIFAEDQGFKSDYYADNIFRAGAAYLINDNLQVDASFGFNFKDTPKVNMFGIGLSWRNTNKHTPHRIYKKAKAPVVEDTEVVVEQEPQEPFETEFYNNEELNLNIEIENRVIEEEEEEIILE comes from the coding sequence ATGAAATTAAAAATTCTTATTTGTAACCTTATTTTATGTGTTACTTGTAATGCCCAAATTACCAATACTATAAACTCAAACCGACCAGGAAAATCGTTCGGCGCTTATGCTGTGGGTAAAAAAGTAATTCAGCTAGAAACGGGGCTTTACAATGAGAATAAAAAACATGTTTTAATGCAAAACAAAGCCCTAGGTTTTGGTGCAGAAATAGATGTACGATACGGTGCTTTTTTTGAACAATTAGAATTTATTGGCGAAATAGATTATAAAACCGATCGGTTTGAAAGCCCGTACGGAGCCCAAAACCGAAGCGGATTAAACCATTTTAGATTAGGTGCTAAATATTTGGTTTACGACCCATGGAAAAATTACGAACCCGAGGTAAACTTATACAGTTGGAAAGCTAGAAATAAATTTAAACTTCGTTATTTAATTCCCGCTGTGGCGGTTTATGCCGGAGCAAATTTTAAACTAGGCAACAACCCGTTTACCTTTCCTACGGATGCGAGCATTAGTCCAAAAGTTATGGTTTTGCTGCAACAAACCTTATCGCCAAAATGGTCTGTAGTAACCAACATTATTGCAGATAAAATAACTACCGATTACCCAACCTACGGATATATTTTAACGGTAACTCATGGAATTAATTATAAATGGTCTATTTTTGCAGAAGATCAAGGTTTTAAAAGCGATTATTACGCTGACAATATTTTTAGAGCAGGTGCTGCCTATTTAATTAACGATAATTTACAAGTTGATGCCTCGTTTGGCTTTAACTTTAAAGATACGCCAAAAGTAAACATGTTTGGCATTGGCCTTTCTTGGCGCAATACAAACAAGCACACACCGCATAGAATATATAAAAAAGCAAAAGCACCAGTTGTTGAAGATACAGAAGTTGTGGTTGAGCAAGAACCACAAGAACCGTTCGAAACAGAATTCTATAACAACGAAGAGCTTAACTTAAACATTGAAATCGAAAACCGCGTAATTGAGGAAGAAGAAGAAGAAATTATTTTAGAGTAA
- a CDS encoding DUF4834 family protein, with amino-acid sequence MNTASFTGFLSTILWIVLIYYALKFLFRLFAPILFKVAVQKAEKSFNEKSRQFYEQQNQYSGSTESNHKTAQSKSEININDLREKKKIGEYIDFEEIK; translated from the coding sequence ATGAATACAGCATCATTTACTGGCTTTTTAAGTACAATACTTTGGATCGTATTAATTTATTACGCGTTAAAGTTTTTGTTTCGATTGTTTGCTCCTATTTTATTTAAGGTTGCCGTTCAGAAAGCCGAAAAAAGTTTCAACGAAAAGTCAAGACAATTTTACGAACAACAAAATCAATACTCAGGATCTACAGAATCAAACCATAAAACAGCTCAATCTAAATCAGAAATTAACATTAATGATTTGAGAGAGAAAAAAAAGATTGGGGAATATATTGATTTTGAGGAGATAAAATAA
- a CDS encoding DedA family protein: protein MDLLVSLYDFIMHIDLHLVDFVNDYGVWLYAILFLIIFTETGVVVMPFLPGDSLLFAAGMLAAQPNEINVLLLMVILFAAAFLGDSLNYFIGNKFGYKATRVKLFGYQVIKQEQIDKTHDFYEKYGTKTIVIARFVPIVRTLAPFVAGIGSMKYSTFTTFNLLGAFIWVFGITLAGYFLGNIEIIRANFSKVVLAIIVLSVLPIVYELIKNKFFAPSK, encoded by the coding sequence ATGGATTTACTTGTAAGCTTGTACGATTTTATAATGCATATTGATTTGCATTTGGTTGATTTTGTTAACGATTATGGGGTTTGGTTATACGCCATTTTGTTTTTAATTATTTTTACTGAAACCGGGGTGGTTGTAATGCCTTTTTTACCTGGCGATTCGTTGTTGTTTGCTGCCGGCATGTTAGCGGCACAACCTAATGAAATTAACGTACTGCTTTTAATGGTAATTTTGTTTGCCGCAGCTTTTTTAGGCGATTCGCTTAATTACTTTATAGGTAATAAGTTTGGTTACAAAGCTACGCGTGTTAAATTATTTGGCTACCAAGTTATTAAACAAGAACAAATTGATAAAACGCACGATTTTTACGAAAAATACGGTACAAAAACTATTGTTATTGCTCGGTTTGTACCTATTGTAAGAACGTTAGCCCCTTTTGTTGCCGGAATTGGTAGTATGAAATACAGTACTTTTACAACCTTTAACTTACTTGGTGCCTTTATTTGGGTATTCGGTATTACATTGGCCGGATATTTTTTAGGAAATATTGAGATTATTCGTGCCAATTTTTCTAAAGTAGTTTTAGCAATTATTGTTCTGTCGGTTTTACCGATTGTGTACGAACTGATAAAAAATAAATTTTTTGCCCCTTCAAAATAA
- a CDS encoding glycosyltransferase encodes MKKVLIITYYWPPAGGPGVQRWLKFVKYLPDFGVHPVVYVPKNPTYPLQDSNLISDIDSNRITVLKQKIFEPYAMASFFSKKETKKISSGIIAPERKQTFAQKALLWIRGNFFIPDARVFWVKPSVAYLSNYIKEQQIETVITTGPPHSLHLIGLQLKKQMPAIKWIADFRDPWTTIGYYKDLKLSASSHQKHKKLEQQVLNKADQIVVTSAVTKAEFAVLTPKPIAVITNGYDTEPIPPQELDIKFSLAHIGSFLSKRNPRIFWKAITEILKEDATFKEHFELKLIGAVSQEIIDTIDEFKLTKFTRNLGYISHQDAVVEQRKSQVLLLIEIDSDETKCIIPGKLFEYMVSYRPILAIGPEDTDVEQIIKETNTGVYTTYDEKHRIKETIKSYYALFLANKLHVYPEGLARYSRKNLTKKLTELL; translated from the coding sequence ATGAAAAAAGTTTTAATTATAACATATTATTGGCCACCAGCAGGCGGTCCTGGCGTACAGCGTTGGCTAAAGTTTGTAAAATATTTACCAGATTTTGGTGTGCATCCTGTGGTTTATGTGCCCAAAAATCCAACGTATCCGTTGCAAGATTCAAATTTAATTTCAGATATTGATTCTAATCGAATAACCGTACTGAAACAAAAAATTTTTGAACCTTATGCTATGGCTTCTTTTTTCTCTAAAAAAGAAACCAAAAAAATTAGCTCGGGCATTATTGCGCCCGAACGCAAACAAACTTTTGCTCAAAAAGCTTTGCTTTGGATTCGCGGTAATTTTTTTATTCCTGATGCACGCGTTTTTTGGGTTAAGCCATCGGTTGCGTATTTAAGCAACTACATTAAGGAGCAACAAATAGAAACGGTTATTACAACCGGCCCGCCGCATAGCTTGCATTTAATAGGTTTACAATTAAAAAAACAAATGCCAGCAATAAAATGGATTGCAGATTTTCGAGATCCGTGGACAACCATCGGTTATTATAAAGATTTAAAACTTTCGGCTAGCTCGCATCAAAAACATAAAAAACTAGAACAACAAGTACTTAACAAAGCCGATCAAATTGTAGTTACAAGCGCAGTAACGAAAGCTGAATTTGCTGTGTTAACGCCTAAACCCATTGCGGTAATTACTAATGGTTATGATACTGAACCTATACCGCCGCAAGAATTAGATATAAAGTTTTCGTTAGCGCATATCGGATCTTTTTTATCCAAGCGTAATCCTCGCATTTTTTGGAAAGCGATTACCGAAATTCTAAAAGAAGATGCAACTTTTAAAGAGCATTTTGAGCTGAAGTTAATAGGCGCTGTTTCTCAAGAAATTATTGATACAATTGATGAGTTTAAACTGACTAAGTTTACACGTAATTTGGGTTACATTTCGCATCAGGATGCTGTGGTTGAGCAACGTAAATCACAAGTTTTGTTATTGATTGAAATTGATTCTGACGAAACCAAATGTATTATTCCTGGTAAGTTGTTTGAATATATGGTGTCGTACCGCCCAATTTTGGCTATTGGTCCTGAAGATACTGATGTAGAACAAATTATTAAAGAAACCAATACTGGGGTTTATACAACATACGATGAAAAACACAGAATTAAAGAAACTATAAAAAGTTATTATGCTTTGTTTCTGGCAAATAAACTGCATGTTTATCCTGAAGGACTAGCGCGTTATAGTCGTAAAAACTTAACTAAAAAACTTACTGAATTATTATAA
- the uvrA gene encoding excinuclease ABC subunit UvrA — MQSDFNSLDTKQNILIKGAQLNNLKNIDVALPRKQLIVITGLSGSGKSSLAFGTLFAEGQRRYVESLSSYARQFLGRLNKPKVDYIKGIAPAIAIEQKVNTVNARSTVGTSTEIYDYIKLLFARIGKTYSPISGIEVKKHSVTDVVNYIKTLNEGDRYLLLAPIKLEEGRTLENKLKVLLQQGFARILDNGETLRLDEIELVDDLGKELFIVIDRIVIRHDEDFYNRIADAIDIAFYEGKGQLFIENVADNSRIEFSNKFEADGITFLEPNVHLFSFNNPYGACPKCDGYGNTIGIDEDLVFGNTSLSVFDGAIFPWKGETMDYFRQQLVNNAYKFDFPIHKPFYELTDDQKNLLWTGNKYFTGLTDFFKELEEKSYKIQNRVMLSRYRGKTKCNLCNGRRLRAEANYVKIDNKSISDLVDLPIIKLIAFFQQLELNEYDQQVAKRLLVEINNRLQFLDQVGLNYLTLNRNSSTLSGGESQRINLATSLGSSLVGSMYILDEPSIGLHSKDSERLITVLNKLRDLGNTVIVVEHDEDIMKAADMIVDIGPEAGSFGGELVAQGTFNEILKADSLTGKYLSGRLEIEVPKKRRKYKNFVEVKGARENNLKNIDVVFPLDCLTVVTGVSGSGKSTLVKKILHPALQKELFGTGEKPGQFSSLAGSYKHIQSIEYVDQNPIGKSSRSNPISYIKAYDEIRDLFAKQNLSKIRNYQPKHFSYNVDGGRCEQCKGEGTVTIEMQFMADVHLECDACNGKRFKKEILEVQFDGHNINDILNLTVDDAITFFTKNDLTKIVNKIKPLQDVGLGYVKLGQSSSTLSGGEAQRIKLATFLTHGLTKEKVLFIFDEPTTGLHFHDIKKLLQSFNALIEKGHSVIVIEHNLDLIKCADYIVDIGPEGGENGGQLIAFGTPEEIVKNKNSETGKYLKEKL; from the coding sequence ATGCAATCAGATTTCAATTCTTTAGATACCAAACAAAACATCCTGATTAAAGGAGCACAACTTAACAACCTTAAAAACATAGATGTTGCTTTGCCACGCAAACAACTTATTGTAATTACGGGCTTGTCAGGATCAGGTAAATCAAGCTTAGCTTTTGGAACTTTGTTTGCAGAAGGACAACGTCGTTATGTAGAAAGCCTTTCTTCATACGCACGTCAATTTTTAGGCCGATTAAACAAACCGAAAGTAGATTATATTAAAGGTATAGCACCAGCTATTGCTATTGAACAAAAAGTTAACACTGTTAACGCACGTTCTACCGTAGGTACGTCAACCGAAATTTATGATTATATTAAGTTGTTATTTGCGCGCATTGGTAAAACATATTCGCCAATTTCTGGTATCGAAGTCAAAAAACATTCGGTAACCGATGTGGTAAATTACATTAAAACGCTTAATGAAGGTGATCGTTATTTACTTTTAGCACCTATTAAGTTAGAAGAAGGCAGAACCTTAGAAAACAAATTAAAAGTTTTATTACAACAAGGTTTTGCACGCATCTTAGATAACGGCGAAACATTACGTTTGGATGAAATTGAATTGGTAGATGATTTAGGTAAAGAATTATTTATTGTGATTGACCGAATCGTTATTCGCCACGATGAAGATTTTTATAACCGCATTGCTGATGCAATTGATATTGCTTTTTATGAAGGAAAAGGACAGCTTTTTATTGAAAATGTTGCTGATAATTCGCGTATCGAATTCTCTAATAAATTTGAAGCCGACGGGATCACGTTTTTAGAACCCAACGTACATTTATTTTCGTTTAACAATCCGTATGGTGCATGTCCAAAATGCGATGGATACGGAAATACTATTGGTATTGATGAAGATTTAGTTTTTGGTAACACCAGCCTTTCTGTTTTTGACGGAGCTATTTTTCCGTGGAAAGGTGAAACCATGGATTATTTTCGTCAACAATTGGTTAACAATGCCTATAAATTTGATTTTCCGATTCACAAACCGTTTTATGAATTAACCGACGATCAAAAAAACTTACTTTGGACCGGAAATAAATACTTTACAGGCTTAACCGATTTTTTTAAAGAATTAGAAGAAAAAAGTTATAAAATACAAAACCGTGTCATGCTTTCTCGCTATCGCGGAAAAACAAAATGCAACTTATGTAACGGGCGTCGTTTACGTGCAGAAGCCAATTATGTAAAAATTGATAATAAAAGCATTTCTGATTTGGTAGATTTACCAATCATTAAACTTATTGCCTTTTTTCAACAACTAGAATTAAACGAATACGACCAACAAGTTGCTAAACGCTTGTTGGTAGAAATAAACAACCGTTTACAATTCTTAGATCAGGTTGGTTTAAATTATCTAACCTTAAACCGCAATTCATCAACTTTATCAGGTGGCGAATCGCAACGCATCAATTTAGCAACGTCATTAGGCAGTTCATTAGTAGGTTCTATGTACATTTTAGACGAACCTAGTATTGGTTTACATTCTAAAGATTCAGAAAGATTAATTACCGTATTAAATAAACTTCGTGATTTAGGCAATACCGTTATTGTAGTTGAACACGATGAAGATATAATGAAAGCAGCCGATATGATTGTTGATATCGGTCCAGAAGCCGGCAGCTTTGGTGGTGAATTGGTTGCCCAAGGAACCTTTAATGAAATTTTAAAAGCCGATTCTTTAACTGGTAAATATTTAAGCGGCCGATTAGAAATCGAAGTGCCTAAAAAACGTCGCAAATACAAAAATTTTGTAGAAGTTAAAGGCGCTCGCGAAAACAACTTAAAAAATATAGATGTCGTTTTTCCTTTAGATTGTTTAACCGTAGTAACCGGTGTTTCTGGTTCTGGTAAATCAACCTTAGTTAAAAAAATATTACATCCTGCATTACAAAAAGAATTGTTCGGAACGGGCGAAAAACCAGGGCAATTTTCAAGCTTAGCAGGTAGTTACAAACACATTCAATCTATAGAATATGTAGATCAAAATCCGATTGGTAAAAGCTCACGTTCTAACCCAATAAGTTATATTAAAGCTTACGACGAAATTCGTGATTTATTTGCCAAACAAAACCTTTCTAAAATCAGAAACTACCAACCTAAACATTTTTCGTATAATGTAGATGGTGGTCGTTGCGAACAATGTAAAGGCGAAGGAACGGTAACCATTGAAATGCAATTTATGGCCGACGTACATTTAGAATGTGATGCATGTAACGGCAAACGCTTTAAAAAAGAAATTTTAGAAGTTCAATTTGACGGACATAACATTAATGACATTCTAAACTTAACGGTTGATGATGCAATAACATTTTTCACTAAAAATGATTTAACCAAAATTGTTAACAAAATAAAACCGTTGCAAGATGTTGGGTTGGGTTATGTAAAACTAGGCCAATCTTCATCAACCTTATCTGGCGGAGAAGCACAGCGTATTAAGCTAGCAACTTTTTTAACCCACGGATTAACCAAAGAAAAAGTTTTATTTATTTTTGATGAGCCAACTACCGGATTGCATTTTCACGATATTAAAAAACTACTACAATCCTTTAATGCATTAATAGAAAAAGGACATTCGGTAATTGTAATTGAACATAATTTAGATTTAATTAAATGCGCCGATTATATTGTTGATATTGGCCCCGAAGGTGGAGAAAATGGCGGACAATTAATTGCTTTTGGAACACCTGAAGAAATTGTAAAAAATAAAAATTCTGAAACCGGGAAATACTTAAAAGAAAAATTATAA
- a CDS encoding RNA polymerase sigma factor has product MGNEQNSDAVLVKQYIEGNENALAKLIERHQSKIYGFIYSKVMDRDVTEDIFQDTFIKVIKTLKTGSYSEEGKFLPWVMRISHNLIVDHFRKSKKMTFQRETEEFSIFSIITDSAPNIESTIINSQIINDLKKLIEELPNDQKEVLNMRIYEDLSFKEISEQTGVSINTALGRMRYALMNLRKIIEKNNIILNE; this is encoded by the coding sequence ATGGGAAACGAGCAAAATAGTGATGCAGTTTTGGTGAAGCAATACATCGAGGGAAACGAGAATGCTTTAGCTAAGTTAATCGAAAGACATCAGTCTAAGATTTATGGTTTCATCTATTCTAAAGTTATGGATAGAGATGTAACTGAAGATATTTTTCAGGATACGTTTATTAAAGTTATAAAAACTTTAAAAACGGGTTCTTATAGTGAAGAAGGAAAATTTTTACCTTGGGTTATGAGAATTTCTCACAACTTAATTGTAGATCACTTCAGAAAATCTAAAAAAATGACTTTTCAACGTGAAACAGAAGAGTTTTCTATTTTCTCAATCATTACTGATTCTGCACCTAATATTGAATCGACCATTATTAATTCGCAGATAATTAATGATTTGAAAAAATTGATTGAAGAGTTACCTAACGATCAAAAAGAAGTTTTAAATATGAGAATCTATGAAGATTTGAGTTTTAAAGAGATTTCTGAGCAAACTGGCGTGTCTATTAACACTGCGTTGGGTCGTATGCGATATGCGCTAATGAATTTGAGAAAAATTATCGAGAAGAATAATATTATTCTGAATGAATAA
- a CDS encoding endonuclease III domain-containing protein, whose product MTKQEKIEFVINTLQILYPEIPIPLNHKDPYTLLIAVLLSAQCTDVRVNQITPILFAKADNPFDMVKLSIEEIQDIIRPCGLSPMKSKGIYHLSQILIDKYNGEVPQSFEGLEELPAVGHKTASVVMSQAFGVPAFPVDTHIHRLMYRWNLSNGKNVVQTEKDAKRLFPESTWNDLHLQMIWYGREYSPARGWDLEKDIITATIGRKSVIQDYYKNKKTK is encoded by the coding sequence ATGACTAAACAAGAAAAAATAGAATTTGTTATAAATACATTGCAAATTTTATATCCAGAAATTCCTATTCCGCTTAATCATAAAGATCCTTACACGTTATTAATTGCTGTTTTATTATCAGCACAATGTACCGATGTAAGAGTGAATCAAATTACACCTATTTTATTTGCTAAAGCAGATAATCCGTTTGATATGGTAAAATTAAGTATTGAAGAAATACAAGATATTATTCGCCCATGTGGTTTATCCCCCATGAAATCGAAAGGCATTTATCATTTATCACAAATTTTAATTGACAAATACAACGGTGAAGTACCGCAAAGCTTTGAAGGATTAGAAGAACTTCCTGCTGTTGGGCATAAAACAGCCAGCGTAGTAATGAGTCAAGCTTTTGGTGTGCCTGCCTTTCCGGTTGATACACACATTCACCGTTTAATGTACCGCTGGAATTTAAGCAATGGTAAAAACGTAGTTCAAACTGAAAAAGACGCCAAGCGTTTATTTCCAGAAAGCACTTGGAACGATTTACATTTACAAATGATTTGGTATGGACGTGAATATTCGCCCGCTCGAGGTTGGGATTTAGAAAAAGACATTATTACCGCAACTATTGGAAGAAAATCTGTTATTCAAGACTATTATAAAAACAAAAAAACCAAGTAA
- the bcp gene encoding thioredoxin-dependent thiol peroxidase has protein sequence MLHLKIGDQAPDFNVPDENGTIHNLNQYKGKKLVLYFYPKASTPGCTAEACNLRDNYDALLNRGFEVLGVSADEQPKLQNFITKQNLPFHLLSDVDKKMLNDYGVWGPKKFMGKEYDGIHRTTFIIDEAGIITDIITKVKTKDHYSQIK, from the coding sequence ATGTTGCATTTAAAAATTGGCGATCAAGCACCAGATTTTAATGTTCCTGATGAGAACGGTACCATTCACAACTTAAATCAATACAAAGGTAAAAAATTAGTTCTGTATTTCTATCCAAAAGCGAGTACGCCTGGTTGTACAGCCGAAGCGTGTAATTTAAGAGATAATTATGACGCATTGCTAAACCGTGGTTTTGAAGTTTTAGGCGTAAGCGCAGACGAGCAACCTAAATTACAAAACTTTATTACCAAACAGAATTTACCTTTTCATTTACTTTCTGATGTAGATAAAAAAATGTTGAATGATTACGGCGTTTGGGGACCAAAAAAATTTATGGGTAAAGAATATGACGGTATTCATAGAACAACATTTATTATTGATGAAGCTGGTATAATAACTGATATTATTACGAAAGTTAAAACTAAGGATCATTATAGTCAAATAAAGTAA